In Shouchella patagoniensis, the following are encoded in one genomic region:
- the murD gene encoding UDP-N-acetylmuramoyl-L-alanine--D-glutamate ligase has protein sequence MRRVDELKGKSVLVLGLAKSGFAAAKILHELGARILVNDNKAYNQNPEAKALEQLGIEVVCGEHPLHLLDGMDLMVKNPGIPYGNILVQEALSRQLPVWTEIELAYRLSEADIVAVTGSNGKTTTTTLIKEMLENSGRTPLIAGNIGTVASEVAKSATTNDIMVLELSSFQLMGTEAFKPNIAVWLNIFDAHLDYHGSREEYIGAKAKIGAHLNESDALVYNADDEIVVAAASQLNGNKIPFSVKQKVKKGAYVEAGMICFQEETIIDLSEVVLPGAHNVENMLAAVAAAKLAGAKSEQIRLVLKGFKGVKHRLQFVRDWDGIQIYNDSKATNILATKAALSAFSKPIILIAGGLDRGNEFDELSQSLTHVKVLVTYGETKEKLSNLAKKIGLKTIQAERVEDATKVALSESQPGDVVLLSPACASWDQYKSFEERGEAFLTSVSEFLQID, from the coding sequence ATGAGACGTGTAGATGAATTAAAAGGGAAAAGTGTATTGGTTTTGGGATTAGCAAAAAGTGGCTTTGCTGCTGCTAAAATCTTACATGAACTCGGCGCACGTATCCTTGTGAATGATAATAAAGCGTATAATCAAAATCCAGAAGCAAAAGCATTGGAACAACTTGGCATTGAAGTGGTTTGTGGGGAGCATCCTCTACACTTGCTTGATGGTATGGATTTAATGGTTAAAAACCCTGGAATTCCATATGGAAACATCCTTGTACAGGAGGCATTAAGTCGTCAGTTGCCTGTGTGGACGGAGATTGAACTAGCCTATCGTTTGTCAGAGGCGGATATTGTTGCTGTCACTGGATCTAATGGAAAAACCACAACAACTACATTAATTAAAGAAATGCTTGAAAACAGCGGACGTACGCCATTGATTGCTGGTAACATTGGAACAGTAGCGTCTGAAGTAGCTAAAAGTGCAACAACGAATGATATTATGGTCCTTGAATTATCGAGTTTTCAATTGATGGGTACAGAAGCATTTAAACCAAACATAGCTGTTTGGTTAAATATCTTTGATGCACACCTCGATTACCATGGGTCAAGAGAAGAATACATCGGGGCAAAAGCAAAAATAGGTGCTCATTTAAATGAATCTGATGCACTTGTTTATAACGCAGATGATGAGATCGTGGTAGCAGCGGCTTCTCAATTAAATGGGAACAAAATTCCTTTTTCTGTTAAACAAAAAGTTAAAAAAGGCGCTTATGTGGAAGCAGGGATGATTTGTTTTCAAGAAGAAACGATTATCGACTTAAGTGAGGTTGTACTTCCTGGAGCACATAATGTTGAAAATATGCTTGCTGCGGTTGCGGCAGCAAAGCTTGCTGGTGCTAAAAGTGAGCAAATCCGTTTGGTGTTAAAAGGCTTTAAAGGGGTTAAACACCGGTTGCAATTTGTTAGAGATTGGGACGGTATACAGATTTACAATGATTCTAAAGCGACAAATATTCTAGCTACAAAAGCAGCGCTATCTGCTTTTTCTAAGCCAATTATTCTTATCGCTGGTGGGTTAGATCGGGGCAATGAATTTGATGAATTGTCACAAAGTCTAACGCATGTCAAAGTCCTCGTTACATATGGGGAAACAAAAGAAAAGTTATCAAATCTGGCAAAAAAAATTGGTTTGAAAACCATTCAAGCGGAACGGGTCGAAGACGCTACGAAAGTAGCTCTTTCTGAATCACAACCTGGTGATGTTGTCTTGCTTTCACCTGCTTGTGCAAGTTGGGATCAGTATAAATCTTTTGAAGAACGAGGAGAAGCTTTTCTAACTTCGGTCAGTGAATTTCTTCAAATAGATTAA
- the mraY gene encoding phospho-N-acetylmuramoyl-pentapeptide-transferase: MEEWTLLFVLLLSFAAAVILSPLFIPFLRRLKFGQSIREEGPKSHQKKSGTPTMGGIVIVLSILITSIAIGGVFNEFSVELLLLMLVTIGYGIVGFVDDYLKVARKHNLGLTSKQKLVGQLLIAGLFYLGLLYIDLDTFVSIPGTSIGLELGWFYPILVIVMLLAGSNAVNLTDGLDGLLAGTGAIAFAAFAILAWSAGFIDAALFSTAITGAVLGFLVFNAHPAKVFMGDTGSLALGGAIAGIAILTKMELMLIIVGGVFVIETLSVIIQVISYKTTGKRVFKMSPLHHHYELSGWSEWRVVVTFWLVGMVFAIMGIYIGVWLT, translated from the coding sequence ATGGAAGAATGGACGTTATTATTCGTTCTACTTCTCTCGTTTGCGGCTGCAGTGATTTTGTCACCGCTATTTATACCATTTTTAAGACGTTTGAAGTTTGGGCAAAGTATTCGGGAAGAAGGACCTAAATCCCATCAAAAGAAAAGTGGAACACCAACAATGGGCGGTATTGTAATTGTCTTATCTATATTAATTACATCCATTGCTATTGGCGGAGTGTTTAATGAGTTCAGCGTGGAATTATTGCTCTTAATGCTCGTTACGATTGGTTACGGGATTGTTGGTTTTGTAGATGATTATTTAAAAGTAGCGAGAAAACATAATTTAGGTTTAACATCAAAACAAAAATTGGTTGGCCAACTATTAATTGCAGGCTTGTTCTATTTAGGGTTGTTATACATTGATTTAGATACATTTGTTTCAATCCCTGGTACATCAATTGGGCTTGAATTAGGTTGGTTTTATCCAATACTTGTCATTGTTATGTTGCTAGCTGGAAGCAATGCGGTCAATTTAACAGACGGTCTTGATGGCTTACTTGCAGGAACAGGGGCAATTGCATTTGCTGCTTTTGCCATACTTGCTTGGAGCGCAGGTTTTATTGATGCAGCTCTATTTTCTACTGCTATAACAGGTGCTGTATTAGGGTTTTTAGTGTTTAATGCTCATCCGGCGAAAGTATTTATGGGCGATACGGGATCGTTAGCACTTGGTGGCGCAATTGCCGGGATTGCGATTCTAACAAAGATGGAATTAATGCTTATTATTGTTGGCGGTGTATTTGTTATTGAAACGCTTTCGGTTATCATTCAGGTCATTTCATATAAAACGACTGGGAAACGTGTTTTCAAAATGAGTCCATTACATCACCATTATGAATTATCAGGTTGGTCAGAATGGCGAGTGGTTGTAACTTTCTGGCTTGTAGGCATGGTCTTTGCAATTATGGGTATCTACATTGGAGTGTGGCTAACATGA
- a CDS encoding UDP-N-acetylmuramoyl-tripeptide--D-alanyl-D-alanine ligase, producing MSIHSSLVETVSKQVRLENVPFTFLSVSTDTRKHAEQSLFVPLKGERFNGHQFLDQAIAAGAIAAFWDEGESLPDQLPDSFQVYFVEDTLVALQQLAKTYRNQVNPFIIGITGSNGKTTTKDMICELLGGEEFVHKTLGNLNNHIGVPLTLLAMPKDCKYAVIEMGMNHAGEIALLSEIAQPNAAVVTNIGEAHIEHLGSREGIAAAKMEIATGLKQQKWLIVDGDERLLSDYEDWNPVKIGFSDDVDVPLTEIQSVGSGYTFSLGSEKGWSIHLLGKHNVKNVAYAIWIARKLGISQTIIQERINKIKISGMRLEQVSGPNGSTFINDAYNANPTSMKAAIKTIKELPGYQERVLVLGDIYELGPDEEWLHKSVAEVIDWPITVVITVGEKGRWIYEAIKEKECDCLRTYHATSVEAAANHLNQYLKQDTVVLLKASRRLALEHVLPAVKGGHQ from the coding sequence ATGAGCATTCATTCAAGCTTAGTTGAAACGGTATCCAAACAGGTTCGTTTAGAAAATGTTCCATTCACGTTTCTGTCTGTATCAACAGACACAAGAAAACACGCAGAACAATCACTGTTTGTTCCGCTGAAGGGGGAGCGTTTTAATGGCCACCAGTTTCTGGATCAAGCGATAGCGGCTGGAGCAATAGCAGCTTTTTGGGATGAAGGAGAGTCTCTTCCTGATCAATTACCAGATTCCTTTCAGGTCTATTTCGTTGAGGATACATTAGTTGCCTTACAGCAATTAGCAAAAACATATCGAAATCAAGTAAATCCGTTTATTATCGGCATTACTGGTTCGAATGGAAAGACGACTACAAAAGATATGATTTGTGAGCTTCTAGGCGGAGAAGAGTTTGTTCATAAAACGTTAGGGAATTTAAATAACCATATTGGTGTGCCTTTAACCTTATTGGCGATGCCTAAAGACTGCAAATACGCCGTGATAGAAATGGGCATGAACCATGCTGGAGAAATTGCATTATTATCAGAGATTGCCCAACCTAATGCTGCAGTTGTTACTAATATTGGTGAAGCACATATTGAACATTTAGGCTCTCGTGAAGGAATTGCTGCAGCTAAAATGGAAATTGCTACTGGGCTTAAACAACAAAAGTGGCTGATCGTTGATGGTGATGAAAGACTCCTATCAGACTACGAAGATTGGAATCCAGTTAAAATTGGTTTTAGTGACGATGTTGATGTCCCTCTAACTGAAATACAAAGTGTAGGTTCTGGATATACATTTTCATTAGGAAGTGAAAAGGGCTGGAGTATTCATTTGCTGGGCAAACATAATGTCAAAAACGTTGCTTATGCTATTTGGATTGCACGTAAATTAGGTATTAGTCAAACAATTATTCAAGAACGGATCAATAAGATTAAAATTAGTGGAATGCGTCTTGAACAAGTGAGCGGTCCAAATGGATCTACCTTTATTAATGATGCGTATAATGCAAATCCTACTTCTATGAAAGCTGCAATAAAAACCATAAAAGAACTGCCTGGTTATCAAGAACGAGTACTTGTATTAGGCGATATCTATGAATTGGGGCCAGATGAAGAGTGGCTTCATAAAAGTGTGGCAGAAGTAATTGACTGGCCGATTACGGTTGTCATTACTGTTGGTGAAAAAGGACGTTGGATTTATGAAGCGATTAAAGAAAAAGAATGCGATTGTTTGCGTACATACCATGCAACTTCGGTAGAAGCAGCAGCAAACCATTTAAATCAATATTTGAAACAAGACACCGTTGTACTGCTGAAAGCATCACGTCGCCTTGCGCTTGAGCATGTTTTACCGGCTGTCAAAGGAGGCCATCAGTAA
- a CDS encoding UDP-N-acetylmuramoyl-L-alanyl-D-glutamate--2,6-diaminopimelate ligase, with the protein MILKELLHELRGAEPLKSEDETINITHLEMDSRLVEQGTLFFCINGYTVDGHDFAQQAIEKGAVAIVAERPLSVSVPVIMVSDTKRVMARLASRFYGEPTKQVNLIGVTGTNGKTSVTHILDRLFRDAEQTTGLIGTMYTKIADEMIETRNTTPESLVLQQRFRAMVDNKVDTALMEVSSHALHLGRVRGCDFNIAVFTNLTPDHIDYHETMDNYLYAKSLLFSQLGNTYEGKVAVINSDDPVSDRLIQMTTADVVTYGIKKAADFKATNVKVTAAGTVFTLVAFGESIQIELKLIGLFNVYNALAAIAAGYMSGLTLTQMKQSLKKVKGVAGRFEAVDAGQDFTVIVDYAHTPDSLENVLQTVQDFAENHVHVVVGCGGDRDSTKRPVMARIAVQYADETIFTSDNPRTEDPKAILSDMTTLLDADQFAVIEDRKMAIKTAIGQANKGDIVVIAGKGHETYQEIGKERIHFDDREVARAALKERIQ; encoded by the coding sequence ATGATCTTGAAAGAATTGCTTCATGAATTACGAGGCGCTGAACCTTTGAAAAGTGAAGATGAAACAATAAACATTACCCATTTGGAGATGGACTCTCGTCTCGTCGAGCAAGGTACGCTTTTTTTCTGCATCAATGGTTATACTGTGGACGGACACGATTTCGCACAACAAGCGATCGAGAAGGGGGCCGTAGCTATAGTTGCAGAGCGGCCTTTATCTGTGTCAGTTCCAGTTATTATGGTTTCAGATACGAAACGAGTTATGGCACGCCTAGCAAGTCGCTTTTACGGTGAACCAACAAAACAAGTAAATCTCATTGGTGTGACAGGAACTAATGGGAAAACGTCAGTTACGCACATTCTAGATCGCCTGTTTCGGGATGCAGAACAAACGACTGGCTTAATTGGAACGATGTATACTAAAATTGCCGATGAGATGATTGAAACTCGAAATACAACACCAGAATCTCTTGTTTTGCAGCAGCGCTTCCGCGCGATGGTGGATAATAAAGTTGATACTGCTCTAATGGAAGTATCTTCTCATGCCTTGCACTTAGGGAGAGTTCGTGGTTGTGATTTTAATATCGCGGTATTTACAAATTTAACACCTGACCATATTGACTATCACGAGACTATGGACAATTATTTATATGCGAAAAGTTTATTATTCTCACAGCTTGGCAACACCTATGAAGGTAAGGTTGCAGTAATCAATAGTGATGATCCCGTGAGTGATCGATTAATTCAAATGACAACCGCTGATGTTGTTACTTATGGAATTAAAAAAGCTGCGGACTTTAAGGCGACAAATGTAAAAGTGACGGCTGCTGGAACGGTATTTACGTTAGTTGCATTTGGTGAGTCAATTCAAATAGAGTTGAAGTTGATCGGTTTATTTAATGTCTATAACGCCCTTGCGGCGATAGCGGCAGGTTATATGTCAGGCCTAACACTTACTCAGATGAAACAGAGTTTGAAAAAAGTGAAAGGTGTGGCTGGACGTTTTGAAGCTGTCGATGCAGGTCAAGACTTTACGGTAATTGTTGACTATGCTCACACGCCCGATAGCCTAGAAAATGTTCTTCAAACAGTACAAGACTTTGCAGAAAATCATGTTCATGTTGTTGTTGGTTGTGGTGGAGACCGTGATTCAACAAAAAGACCGGTAATGGCTAGAATTGCAGTACAATATGCGGACGAAACAATCTTCACATCAGATAATCCACGAACGGAAGATCCCAAAGCAATTTTGTCAGATATGACGACTTTACTGGACGCTGATCAATTTGCTGTGATTGAAGATCGAAAAATGGCCATAAAAACAGCGATTGGGCAAGCGAACAAAGGGGATATTGTTGTGATTGCTGGAAAAGGGCATGAAACGTATCAAGAGATAGGCAAAGAGCGGATTCATTTTGATGATCGGGAAGTCGCTCGGGCTGCATTGAAGGAGCGGATACAATGA
- a CDS encoding stage V sporulation protein D gives MRVSNVTVRKRLLLAFFIGLAVFVIILARLGYVQFGQGVWLTDKAEDSWGRNIPFEPKRGDIVDRNGVELATNISAPSVIVFPRQVTDPADAAEKLASALNMDRQKAYEALTKSSSNVYLRPEGQKLTQEKAQEVRALNLDGVYIAEDSKRHYPFGSYLSHVLGFAGIDNQGLTGLENYYDEKLKGEKGHVSFFSTAKGTKMPNLADEYEAPINGLKLKLTIDSRVQTIVERELDIAEADYDPDGAIAIAMNPKTGEVLAMSSRPHFNPENYRDVPAEIYNQNKPVWMQYEPGSTFKLITLAAALEEEVVDLENDTFYDPGYIDVAGTKLHCWKKGGHGSQTFLEVVQNSCNPGFVELGQRLGTDRLFNYIEDFGFGEKTGIDLQGEAKGILFNRDRVGPLEQATTAFGQGVAVTPLQQVAAVSAAVNGGYLYEPHLAKEWVDDETGEVVEQIAPVMKRQVISSHTSEQVRYAMENVVAKGSGKNAFVDGYRVGGKTGTAQKAKDGRYLDNNYIVSFIGVAPMDDPEIIVYVAVDNPKGTAQFGSVVSAPIAGKIIGDSLEAMGVEKREDQIEKELVWPEEPLVEVPDLIGRTRRDIHDSHYELYLSASGEGDTVVRQAPEPGTRVAKDSTIRVYMGDKTSESD, from the coding sequence GTGCGTGTATCTAATGTGACTGTAAGGAAACGGCTTCTATTAGCTTTTTTTATTGGTCTAGCCGTTTTTGTAATTATTCTTGCTCGGCTTGGTTATGTTCAGTTCGGACAAGGTGTGTGGCTAACGGATAAAGCAGAAGACTCTTGGGGGAGGAATATTCCCTTTGAACCTAAGAGGGGTGACATCGTTGATCGAAATGGAGTCGAACTTGCGACAAACATTAGTGCACCTTCTGTTATTGTTTTTCCACGTCAAGTGACTGATCCGGCCGATGCAGCAGAGAAGTTAGCGTCTGCTTTAAATATGGACCGCCAAAAAGCTTATGAAGCACTTACTAAAAGTTCATCAAATGTTTATTTACGTCCAGAAGGACAGAAATTAACTCAAGAAAAAGCCCAAGAGGTTCGCGCATTAAACTTAGATGGTGTGTACATCGCGGAGGATTCGAAGCGCCACTATCCGTTTGGTAGCTACTTGTCACATGTACTTGGTTTCGCTGGGATCGATAATCAAGGGTTGACGGGATTAGAAAATTACTATGATGAGAAGTTGAAAGGGGAAAAAGGGCATGTGTCTTTTTTCTCGACAGCAAAAGGGACAAAGATGCCAAACTTAGCAGATGAATATGAAGCGCCGATAAATGGACTTAAATTAAAATTGACGATTGATAGCAGGGTACAAACAATTGTCGAACGTGAATTAGATATTGCCGAAGCTGACTATGACCCTGATGGAGCAATTGCTATCGCTATGAATCCTAAAACTGGAGAAGTGTTAGCGATGAGTAGTCGACCACACTTTAACCCAGAAAATTATCGGGACGTCCCTGCAGAGATTTATAATCAAAATAAACCTGTTTGGATGCAATATGAGCCAGGATCAACATTCAAACTGATTACGCTTGCAGCAGCACTGGAAGAAGAAGTAGTCGATTTAGAAAATGATACGTTTTATGATCCTGGTTATATTGATGTAGCAGGAACGAAGCTGCATTGTTGGAAGAAGGGTGGTCACGGGTCACAAACCTTTTTAGAAGTTGTTCAAAATTCTTGTAACCCTGGCTTTGTCGAGCTTGGACAGAGGCTGGGTACTGATCGTTTATTTAATTATATTGAGGACTTTGGTTTTGGTGAGAAAACGGGAATTGATCTTCAAGGAGAAGCGAAAGGCATTTTGTTTAATCGTGACCGTGTTGGTCCACTTGAGCAAGCGACAACTGCCTTTGGTCAAGGGGTTGCAGTGACCCCATTGCAACAAGTTGCAGCTGTCTCAGCAGCGGTTAACGGTGGGTATTTGTATGAACCTCATCTAGCAAAAGAATGGGTTGACGATGAAACAGGAGAAGTCGTTGAACAAATAGCGCCAGTCATGAAACGTCAAGTCATATCTTCACACACTTCAGAGCAAGTTCGTTACGCAATGGAAAATGTTGTTGCAAAAGGATCAGGTAAAAATGCTTTTGTTGATGGTTACCGTGTTGGTGGAAAGACTGGAACAGCGCAAAAAGCGAAAGATGGACGGTATCTAGATAACAATTACATTGTTTCATTTATCGGCGTAGCACCGATGGATGATCCAGAGATTATTGTTTATGTTGCTGTGGATAATCCAAAAGGGACAGCTCAGTTTGGGAGTGTCGTTTCTGCACCCATTGCTGGGAAAATTATTGGTGATAGTTTAGAAGCAATGGGAGTGGAGAAACGCGAAGATCAGATTGAAAAAGAGCTTGTTTGGCCAGAAGAGCCTTTAGTAGAAGTTCCGGATTTGATCGGACGTACGCGCAGAGACATCCATGATTCACACTATGAATTGTACTTAAGTGCCTCTGGTGAAGGGGATACAGTTGTCAGGCAAGCTCCAGAGCCAGGGACTCGTGTAGCAAAAGATTCAACAATCCGTGTATATATGGGTGACAAAACAAGCGAGAGCGACTAA
- a CDS encoding penicillin-binding protein, whose amino-acid sequence MEIKRAVTNKRAVLLLFLFIGALFVLFGRMTYIQATKEVKGHDLTVMAEEKYSRSQVIDSSRGSILDRHGSVLAEDVPSYNVVAVLSENQGENQFVKDPVKTAEELSPFIDMEQNELEGRLTDAIESGRYQIELGAGSRLLSYSEKEQIEKLKLPGIVIEETSRRYYPKQTFASHVIGQQSILNSVGNMGLEGRMDDYLSSEDGHIEYTSLGKGLSAASDRITLPENGADIYTTLDTNIQAALEQAMSQVEEEYAPEKMTAIAADPRTGEILAMSNRPSFNPNEYGEIENYLNFAVQDAVEPGSTLKMFTLAAAIEEGVFQNDAKYKSGKYEIDAYSEDIRDVNRSGWGEITYEEGFHRSSNVLMAKLVLEHIGIKPFYDYLEAFGFSQKTGIDLDQESAGQLEQGRRSDAARTSFGQTSTATPIQMVQGAMAIANDGVMMKPYILKGIEDENGDQLFQGESEIAGEPISEDTARQVRELLRGVVDEEHGTGGKYNIQGLDVAGKTGTAQMVENGQYLKGHGQYLYSFLGMAPYEDPKVVLYVSVTKPNLAEDESGNDPVSLIFNAVMQRSMSYMDLEPSDDDLIAEAGQKGLEMPDVTGMDLERVLNELDEDQLTVVGDGDTIESQQPLPGTKLLEGERVIVQTDSESYSLPDMTGWSYRDVMKIGAILDLDMSYSGNGFLKEQSVPPDTPVAPGEALSVEFVTRSELQDIQQEQDDEETDENESNE is encoded by the coding sequence ATGGAAATTAAACGTGCAGTCACAAATAAACGGGCTGTCTTGCTTCTGTTCCTCTTTATAGGAGCTTTGTTTGTCTTGTTTGGCAGAATGACATATATTCAAGCAACAAAAGAGGTTAAAGGTCATGATCTAACTGTTATGGCCGAAGAGAAGTACAGTCGCTCTCAAGTAATTGATAGTTCGAGAGGCTCAATCTTAGATAGACATGGAAGTGTTTTAGCAGAAGATGTCCCTTCTTATAATGTTGTGGCTGTTCTTTCTGAAAATCAAGGAGAAAATCAATTTGTTAAAGATCCAGTAAAAACTGCAGAAGAACTCTCGCCGTTTATAGATATGGAACAAAACGAGCTTGAAGGTCGACTGACCGATGCGATTGAAAGCGGGCGTTATCAAATAGAGTTGGGAGCAGGCTCGCGTTTATTATCCTATAGTGAAAAAGAACAAATTGAAAAGTTAAAACTACCAGGAATTGTTATTGAAGAAACAAGTCGCAGATATTATCCGAAACAAACGTTTGCTTCCCATGTGATTGGTCAACAAAGTATTTTAAATAGCGTGGGCAATATGGGGTTAGAAGGAAGAATGGACGACTATCTGAGTTCTGAAGATGGCCATATTGAGTATACAAGCCTCGGTAAAGGGTTAAGTGCGGCATCAGATCGAATAACATTACCTGAAAATGGTGCAGATATCTATACGACTCTTGATACAAATATTCAAGCAGCACTTGAACAAGCGATGTCTCAAGTTGAAGAAGAATATGCCCCAGAAAAAATGACTGCTATTGCAGCAGATCCACGAACTGGTGAAATTTTAGCAATGTCAAATAGACCGAGCTTTAATCCGAATGAATATGGCGAAATTGAAAATTATTTAAACTTTGCGGTTCAAGATGCTGTGGAACCTGGATCGACATTAAAAATGTTTACACTAGCTGCTGCAATTGAAGAAGGTGTTTTTCAAAATGATGCGAAATACAAGTCTGGTAAGTATGAAATAGATGCCTATTCCGAGGATATTCGTGATGTTAATCGTTCTGGCTGGGGCGAAATCACATACGAAGAAGGGTTTCATCGCTCATCAAATGTGCTTATGGCAAAGCTTGTACTAGAGCATATTGGAATTAAGCCTTTTTATGACTATTTAGAAGCGTTTGGCTTCTCGCAGAAAACAGGTATTGATTTGGATCAAGAAAGTGCTGGTCAACTTGAACAGGGCAGGCGTTCAGATGCAGCTAGAACCTCTTTTGGTCAAACGTCAACGGCTACACCGATCCAAATGGTTCAGGGTGCAATGGCGATTGCTAACGACGGAGTGATGATGAAGCCTTATATTTTAAAAGGAATTGAAGATGAAAATGGGGATCAATTGTTTCAAGGGGAAAGTGAAATAGCGGGTGAGCCTATCTCTGAAGATACAGCGAGACAAGTGCGTGAACTATTGCGAGGTGTTGTTGACGAAGAACATGGCACTGGAGGCAAATATAATATTCAAGGTCTCGATGTAGCTGGAAAAACAGGGACTGCTCAAATGGTTGAAAATGGACAGTATTTGAAGGGACACGGTCAATACTTATACTCATTTTTAGGAATGGCTCCTTACGAAGATCCTAAGGTTGTCTTATATGTTTCTGTTACAAAGCCGAATTTAGCTGAAGATGAATCGGGCAATGATCCAGTATCGTTAATTTTTAATGCGGTTATGCAACGTAGTATGTCTTATATGGACCTAGAACCTAGTGATGATGACTTAATTGCTGAAGCAGGTCAAAAAGGGTTAGAGATGCCTGATGTTACTGGGATGGATTTAGAACGTGTGTTAAACGAACTCGATGAAGATCAGCTAACAGTTGTTGGTGATGGCGACACAATAGAAAGCCAGCAACCTTTACCTGGAACCAAACTGCTTGAAGGTGAGCGAGTCATTGTACAAACAGATAGTGAGTCGTATTCGTTACCTGATATGACTGGTTGGTCCTATCGAGATGTAATGAAAATAGGAGCTATTTTAGACTTGGACATGAGTTATAGCGGGAATGGATTTCTAAAAGAGCAAAGTGTGCCACCGGACACTCCGGTTGCTCCAGGCGAAGCTTTATCAGTCGAATTTGTAACTAGAAGTGAATTACAGGACATTCAGCAAGAGCAAGATGATGAAGAAACGGATGAAAACGAAAGTAATGAATAG
- the ftsL2 gene encoding cell division protein FtsL: MGARQQIQPNHHPQHDVRKKEKQVLRYRARITFGEKVIAGFCAAILFVMLSFIVHNYSTLYGLNVSIQSVQQKNSVVASQNEGLKTELAELSAPENVMRKAANLGMKPPGEHN; the protein is encoded by the coding sequence ATGGGAGCTCGTCAACAAATTCAACCAAACCATCATCCGCAGCACGACGTTCGAAAAAAAGAGAAACAGGTTTTACGTTATAGGGCGCGCATTACATTTGGGGAAAAAGTGATAGCAGGATTTTGTGCAGCCATTCTGTTTGTGATGTTAAGCTTTATCGTACATAATTATTCAACACTCTACGGCTTAAATGTGTCGATTCAGAGTGTGCAACAAAAGAATAGTGTAGTCGCTTCACAGAATGAAGGTTTAAAAACAGAATTAGCAGAGCTTAGCGCTCCAGAAAATGTGATGCGTAAAGCAGCGAACCTAGGAATGAAGCCACCTGGAGAACATAACTAG
- the rsmH gene encoding 16S rRNA (cytosine(1402)-N(4))-methyltransferase RsmH — MFLHTTVLKEESVKGLHIKADGIYVDCTLGGAGHSERILEQLGDSGHLYAFDQDDNALAYAKEKLSRFQGKFTLIRSNFRYLKLALKDQGITKVDGILFDLGVSSPQLDEASRGFSYHQDAPLDMRMDQTAALTAREVVNEWPYAKLLSIISRYGEEKFAKQIARKIEARREKQLIETTSELVDVIKEAIPAPARRTGGHPAKRTFQAIRIAVNDELGAFEEALLDGLEMLRAEGRMAVITFHSLEDRLCKQVFKEKTKLPDLPKGLPIIPDDQQAPFKLITRKPIIASDPELEENNRSRSAKLRIIEKDTD; from the coding sequence ATGTTTTTACATACAACTGTGTTGAAAGAAGAGTCTGTCAAAGGTTTGCATATAAAAGCAGACGGTATTTATGTCGATTGTACGTTAGGAGGTGCTGGTCACTCAGAGCGTATTCTGGAACAATTGGGAGATTCTGGTCATTTATATGCATTTGATCAAGATGATAACGCGTTAGCGTACGCAAAAGAAAAACTTTCACGTTTTCAAGGTAAGTTCACGTTAATTCGTAGCAATTTCCGTTATTTAAAATTAGCACTCAAAGATCAAGGTATAACAAAAGTGGATGGGATTTTGTTTGATCTGGGTGTATCTTCTCCGCAATTAGATGAAGCTAGTCGGGGATTTAGTTACCATCAAGATGCGCCACTTGACATGCGTATGGATCAAACAGCTGCGCTTACTGCAAGAGAAGTTGTTAACGAATGGCCTTATGCCAAACTCCTTTCGATTATATCCCGCTATGGGGAGGAGAAATTTGCAAAGCAAATTGCCAGAAAAATTGAGGCGCGTCGCGAAAAACAGCTGATTGAAACGACTAGTGAACTCGTTGATGTAATTAAAGAAGCTATTCCTGCTCCTGCAAGACGTACGGGAGGCCATCCGGCAAAAAGAACGTTTCAAGCGATTCGCATCGCCGTTAATGATGAGCTTGGTGCGTTTGAGGAAGCACTTTTAGATGGACTTGAGATGTTGCGAGCTGAAGGTAGGATGGCTGTAATTACATTCCATTCTTTAGAAGACAGATTATGTAAGCAAGTTTTTAAAGAAAAAACAAAGCTTCCTGATTTGCCTAAAGGGTTGCCAATTATTCCTGATGACCAACAAGCGCCATTTAAATTAATTACGAGAAAACCAATCATTGCCAGTGACCCAGAACTAGAAGAAAATAATCGATCACGCTCAGCTAAGCTGCGTATTATTGAAAAGGATACCGATTAA